A window from Mustela erminea isolate mMusErm1 chromosome 17, mMusErm1.Pri, whole genome shotgun sequence encodes these proteins:
- the SLC26A9 gene encoding solute carrier family 26 member 9 isoform X1, producing MSQPRPRYVVDRAVYSLTVLDDEFEKKDRTYPLGEKLRHAFRCSSAKTKAVVFGLLPVLSWLPKYKIKDYIIPDLLGGLSGGSIQVPQGMAFALLANLPAVNGLYSSFFPLLTYFFLGGIHQMVPGTFAVISILVGNICLQLAPESKFWVFDNATNKSYVDTAAMEAERLHVSATLACLTAIIQMGLGFVQFGFVAIYLSESFIRGFMTAAGLQILISVLKYIFGLTIPSYAGPGSIIFTFIDICKNLPHTNIASLIFALISGVFLVLVKELNARYMHRIRFPIPTEMIVVVVATAISGGCKMPQKYHMQIVGEIQHGFPTPVLPVVSQWKDMMGTAFSLAIVGYVINLAMGRTLASKHGYDVDSNQEMIALGCSNFFGSFFKIHVICCALSVTLAVDGAGGKSQVASLCVSLVVMITMLVLGSYLYPLPKSVLGALIAVNLKNSLRQLADPYYLWKKSKLDCCVWTVSFLSSFFLSLPCGVAVGVAFSALVVVFQTQFRNGYALAQVMDTDIYVNPKTYNRVQEIEGVKIVTYCSPLYFANSEIFRQKVIAKTGVDPQKVLLAKQKYLRRQEKGRLRPTQQRKSLFMKTKTVSLQELQQDFENASPTDPNNNQTPANGASVSYITFSPDSSPEAHCEPPAPAENPSEPSDMLASVPPFVTFHTIILDMSGVSFVDLMGIKALGKLSSTYGKIGVKVFLVNIHAQVYNDISHGGVFEDGCLERDHVFPSIHDAVLFAQANAREVVPGRDFQGAPVDPELSLCDLEEDSPSYWDLEQEMFGSMFHTETLTAL from the exons ATGTTCCTCGGCCAAGACCAAAGCTGTGGTGTTTGGGCTGCTCCCTGTGCTCTCCTGGCTCCCCAAGTACAAGATCAAAGACTACATCATCCCCGACCTGCTGGGTGGACTCAGTGGTGGATCCATCCAGGTCCCACAAG GCATGGCATTTGCTCTGCTGGCCAACCTTCCTGCCGTCAACGGCCTctattcctccttcttccccctcctcaccTACTTCTTCCTGGGGGGTATACACCAGATGGTGCCAG GTACCTTTGCCGTTATCAGCATCCTGGTGGGTAACATCTGTCTGCAGCTGGCCCCAGAGTCGAAGTTCTGGGTCTTCGACAATGCCACCAACAAGAGCTACGTGGACACGGCGGCCATGGAGGCTGAGAGGCTGCACGTGTCCGCAACCCTGGCCTGCCTGACGGCCATCATTCAG ATGGGCCTGGGCTTCGTGCAGTTTGGTTTTGTGGCCATCTACCTGTCCGAGTCCTTCATCCGGGGCTTCATGACGGCGGCCGGCCTGCAGATCCTGATCTCGGTGCTCAAATACATCTTTGGACTGACCATCCCTTCCTACGCAGGCCCGGGGTCCATCATCTTT ACCTTCATTGACATTTGCAAAAACCTCCCCCACACCAACATCGCCTCGCTCATCTTCGCCCTCATCAGTGGCGTCTTCCTGGTGCTGGTGAAGGAACTCAACGCTCGTTACATGCACAGGATCCGCTTCCCCATCCCTACGGAGATGATCGTG GTGGTGGTGGCGACAGCTATCTCTGGGGGCTGTAAGATGCCCCAAAAGTATCACATGCAGATCGTGGGAGAGATCCAACATGG GTTCCCCACTCCCGTGTTGCCTGTGGTTTCCCAGTGGAAGGACATGATGGGCACAGCCTTCTCGCTGGCCATTGTGGGCTATGTCATCAACCTGGCCATGGGCCGGACCCTGGCCAGCAAGCACGGCTATGATGTGGATTCGAACCAG GAGATGATCGCCCtgggctgcagcaacttctttggcTCCTTCTTTAAAATCCACGTCATTTGCTGTGCCCTCTCTGTCACTCTGGCTGTGGATGGTGCTGGAGGAAAGTCCCAG GTGGCAAGCCTGTGTGTGTCCCTGGTCGTGATGATCACCATGCTGGTCCTGGGGTCCTATCTATACCCTCTCCCCAAG TCTGTGCTGGGAGCACTGATCGCTGTCAACCTCAAGAACTCGCTCAGGCAGCTCGCTGACCCCTACTACCTGTGGAAGAAGAGCAAGCTGGACTGT TGTGTCTGGACGGTAAGCTTCCTATCCTCGTTTTTCCTGAGCCTGCCGTGCGGTGTGGCCGTGGGCGTCGCCTTCTCCGCCCTGGTGGTGGTCTTCCAGACTCAGTT TCGAAATGGCTAtgctttggcccaggtcatggacACTGACATTTATGTTAATCCCAAGACCTATAACAGG GTCCAGGAAATCGAAGGGGTTAAGATTGTCACTTACTGCTCCCCTCTCTACTTTGCCAACTCGGAGATCTTCAGGCAAAAGGTCATTGCCAAG ACGGGTGTGGACCCCCAGAAAGTGCTGCTGGCCAAGCAAAAATACCtcaggaggcaggagaaggggaggCTGAGGCCCACACAGCAGAGGAAGTCTCTGTTTATGAAAACCAAG ACTGTCTCCCTGCAGGAGCTTCAGCAGGACTTCGAGAACGCCTCCCCGACGGACCCCAACAACAACCAGACTCCTGCTAACGGCGCCAGCGTCTCCTACATCACCTTCAGCCCTGACAGCTCCCCAGAGGCCCACTGTGAACCACCAGCCCCCGCTGAGAACCCCAGTGAGCCCAGTGACATGCTGGCCAGCGTCCCACCCTTTGTCACCTTCCACACCATCATCCTTGATATGAGTGGGGTCAGCTTTGTGGACTTGATGGGCATCAAAGCCCTGGGCAAG CTGAGCTCCACCTATGGGAAGATCGGTGTGAAGGTCTTCTTGGTGAACATCCACG CCCAGGTGTACAACGACATCAGCCACGGCGGCGTCTTTGAAGATGGGTGTCTAGAGCGCGACCACGTCTTTCCCAGCATACATGATGCTGTCCTCTTTGCCCAGGCAAACGCCAGAGAAGTGGTCCCAGGACGTGACTTCCAAGGG GCTCCAGTGGACCCGGAGCTGTCCCTATGTGATTTGGAGGAGGACAGCCCCAGCTACTGGGACTTAGAGCAG GAGATGTTTGGGAGTATGTTTCACACGGAGACCCTGACTGCCCTGTGA
- the SLC26A9 gene encoding solute carrier family 26 member 9 isoform X2 — protein MEAERLHVSATLACLTAIIQMGLGFVQFGFVAIYLSESFIRGFMTAAGLQILISVLKYIFGLTIPSYAGPGSIIFTFIDICKNLPHTNIASLIFALISGVFLVLVKELNARYMHRIRFPIPTEMIVVVVATAISGGCKMPQKYHMQIVGEIQHGFPTPVLPVVSQWKDMMGTAFSLAIVGYVINLAMGRTLASKHGYDVDSNQEMIALGCSNFFGSFFKIHVICCALSVTLAVDGAGGKSQVASLCVSLVVMITMLVLGSYLYPLPKSVLGALIAVNLKNSLRQLADPYYLWKKSKLDCCVWTVSFLSSFFLSLPCGVAVGVAFSALVVVFQTQFRNGYALAQVMDTDIYVNPKTYNRVQEIEGVKIVTYCSPLYFANSEIFRQKVIAKTGVDPQKVLLAKQKYLRRQEKGRLRPTQQRKSLFMKTKTVSLQELQQDFENASPTDPNNNQTPANGASVSYITFSPDSSPEAHCEPPAPAENPSEPSDMLASVPPFVTFHTIILDMSGVSFVDLMGIKALGKLSSTYGKIGVKVFLVNIHAQVYNDISHGGVFEDGCLERDHVFPSIHDAVLFAQANAREVVPGRDFQGAPVDPELSLCDLEEDSPSYWDLEQEMFGSMFHTETLTAL, from the exons ATGGAGGCTGAGAGGCTGCACGTGTCCGCAACCCTGGCCTGCCTGACGGCCATCATTCAG ATGGGCCTGGGCTTCGTGCAGTTTGGTTTTGTGGCCATCTACCTGTCCGAGTCCTTCATCCGGGGCTTCATGACGGCGGCCGGCCTGCAGATCCTGATCTCGGTGCTCAAATACATCTTTGGACTGACCATCCCTTCCTACGCAGGCCCGGGGTCCATCATCTTT ACCTTCATTGACATTTGCAAAAACCTCCCCCACACCAACATCGCCTCGCTCATCTTCGCCCTCATCAGTGGCGTCTTCCTGGTGCTGGTGAAGGAACTCAACGCTCGTTACATGCACAGGATCCGCTTCCCCATCCCTACGGAGATGATCGTG GTGGTGGTGGCGACAGCTATCTCTGGGGGCTGTAAGATGCCCCAAAAGTATCACATGCAGATCGTGGGAGAGATCCAACATGG GTTCCCCACTCCCGTGTTGCCTGTGGTTTCCCAGTGGAAGGACATGATGGGCACAGCCTTCTCGCTGGCCATTGTGGGCTATGTCATCAACCTGGCCATGGGCCGGACCCTGGCCAGCAAGCACGGCTATGATGTGGATTCGAACCAG GAGATGATCGCCCtgggctgcagcaacttctttggcTCCTTCTTTAAAATCCACGTCATTTGCTGTGCCCTCTCTGTCACTCTGGCTGTGGATGGTGCTGGAGGAAAGTCCCAG GTGGCAAGCCTGTGTGTGTCCCTGGTCGTGATGATCACCATGCTGGTCCTGGGGTCCTATCTATACCCTCTCCCCAAG TCTGTGCTGGGAGCACTGATCGCTGTCAACCTCAAGAACTCGCTCAGGCAGCTCGCTGACCCCTACTACCTGTGGAAGAAGAGCAAGCTGGACTGT TGTGTCTGGACGGTAAGCTTCCTATCCTCGTTTTTCCTGAGCCTGCCGTGCGGTGTGGCCGTGGGCGTCGCCTTCTCCGCCCTGGTGGTGGTCTTCCAGACTCAGTT TCGAAATGGCTAtgctttggcccaggtcatggacACTGACATTTATGTTAATCCCAAGACCTATAACAGG GTCCAGGAAATCGAAGGGGTTAAGATTGTCACTTACTGCTCCCCTCTCTACTTTGCCAACTCGGAGATCTTCAGGCAAAAGGTCATTGCCAAG ACGGGTGTGGACCCCCAGAAAGTGCTGCTGGCCAAGCAAAAATACCtcaggaggcaggagaaggggaggCTGAGGCCCACACAGCAGAGGAAGTCTCTGTTTATGAAAACCAAG ACTGTCTCCCTGCAGGAGCTTCAGCAGGACTTCGAGAACGCCTCCCCGACGGACCCCAACAACAACCAGACTCCTGCTAACGGCGCCAGCGTCTCCTACATCACCTTCAGCCCTGACAGCTCCCCAGAGGCCCACTGTGAACCACCAGCCCCCGCTGAGAACCCCAGTGAGCCCAGTGACATGCTGGCCAGCGTCCCACCCTTTGTCACCTTCCACACCATCATCCTTGATATGAGTGGGGTCAGCTTTGTGGACTTGATGGGCATCAAAGCCCTGGGCAAG CTGAGCTCCACCTATGGGAAGATCGGTGTGAAGGTCTTCTTGGTGAACATCCACG CCCAGGTGTACAACGACATCAGCCACGGCGGCGTCTTTGAAGATGGGTGTCTAGAGCGCGACCACGTCTTTCCCAGCATACATGATGCTGTCCTCTTTGCCCAGGCAAACGCCAGAGAAGTGGTCCCAGGACGTGACTTCCAAGGG GCTCCAGTGGACCCGGAGCTGTCCCTATGTGATTTGGAGGAGGACAGCCCCAGCTACTGGGACTTAGAGCAG GAGATGTTTGGGAGTATGTTTCACACGGAGACCCTGACTGCCCTGTGA